From Lutra lutra chromosome 14, mLutLut1.2, whole genome shotgun sequence, a single genomic window includes:
- the LOC125084419 gene encoding uncharacterized protein LOC125084419 produces MGPPPIEILGGSCEEKSYLLPLLSICPGISHGTESSKFKDLADHPICWGIRTPVPFWVLLAGLRVALTQTDSGQEIKEQIRGQEVTQTGGRHVGSVGQEKDQHSEQRPGQPRSPRPAPPAADQRPEHAGPRGGLSAPSWTLEKTPSWVMSRRTDRAVLSPFLFPENTACPASSREAAPCQAIFGHQGDTNRSLVNKWPSLVSPGSEELGVSEGQGVV; encoded by the exons ATGGGGCCTCCTCCT ATAGAGATTCTGGGAGGCTCCTGTGAAGAGAAATCTTACCTTCTGCCGCTGCTTTCCATATGTCCCGGCATCTCTCATGGGACGGAGTCCAGCAAGTTCAAGGATCTGGCCGACCACCCCATCTGTTGGGGAATAAGAACCCCCGTCCCCTTCTGGGTCCTTCTGGCCGGACTGCGAGTCGCACTGACACAGACAGATTCCGGGCAGGAAATCAAAG AGCAAATCCGTGGACAGGAAGTGACTCAGACAGGAGGAAGACACGTGGGTTCCGTGGGGCAGGAGAAGGACCAGCATTCAGAACAG AGACCGGGGCAGCCCAGatccccccgccctgcccctcctgccgcTGACCAGAGGCCGGAACATGCCGGCCCCAGAGGGGGGCTGTCCGCGCCTTCTTGGACCCTCGAGAAAACACCGTCTTGGGTCATGAGCCGCCGCACGGACCGTGCTGTTCtgtcccccttcctcttcccGGAGAACACAGCCTGTCCCGCGAGCTCCCGGGAGGCGGCACCGTGCCAGGCTATTTTTGGACATCAGGGTGACACAAACCGCTCGCTTGTAAACAAGTGGCCGTCACTCGTGTCCCCGGGGTCTGAGGAGCTGGGCGTTTCCGAAGGACAGGGTGTCGTGTGA